Proteins encoded in a region of the Bactrocera tryoni isolate S06 chromosome 4, CSIRO_BtryS06_freeze2, whole genome shotgun sequence genome:
- the LOC120774816 gene encoding uncharacterized protein LOC120774816: MKFFNITLLLVVLALVCCFSLTYAQEEGAAPSGPKRPALRRPVGGKAAKTTTTTAAPEEDNEYDDGEGNAAEGEEGDEDGLGASSTTTTTEAPKKVIGPVIRPFRSNDDFLNSLKRRQQDAKKHRSVEKPTPKSKPAPSNDEDADEGAESAPAPSSKGFKGGNSALNRRKLSKPGKPEPAPADDAAAEESEQEPKEQARRLPHARLALRKRN; the protein is encoded by the exons atgaagttcttcaacat CACACTTTTGCTGGTCGTTCTAGCGTTGGTCTGCTGCTTCTCCCTCACATACGCGCAAGAGGAAGGCGCTGCGCCAAGCGGTCCCAAGCGGCCGGCACTACGGCGCCCAGTCGGTGGTAAGGCGgcaaaaaccacaacaacaacagccgcaCCAGAGGAGGACAATGAGTATGATGATGGTGAAGGCAACGCTGCAGAGGGTGAGGAGGGCGATGAGGATGGCTTGGGCGCAAGCAGCACTACAACAACCACAGAAGCACCCAAAAAGGTGATAGGACCAGTCATTCGGCCATTCCGTTCCAACGATGACTTCTTGAACTCGCTGAAACGTCGTCAACAAGACGCCAAGAAACACAGAT CTGTTGAGAAGCCAACACCAAAGAGCAAGCCAGCGCCCTCTAACGACGAAGACGCTGATGAAGGCGCCGAGTCTGCGCCAGCTCCATCGTCGAAAGGCTTCAAGGGCGGCAATTCAGCCT TGAACCGCCGTAAATTGTCGAAACCCGGCAAGCCAGAACCAGCGCCCGCCGATGATGCCGCCGCCGAGGAGTCCGAACAGGAGCCAAAAGAGCAAGCGAGACGTCTGCCACATGCTCGTCTCGCCTTGAGGAAGCGCAACTAA
- the LOC120775047 gene encoding dihydropyrimidine dehydrogenase [NADP(+)] → MAPPASLSKEIPDIESLMALNPRVKSMCSAVPTAETKINKKHWKRNNDRNPTGCSKLLNNFEDVKHTTLSERGALKEAARCLKCADAPCQKSCPTQLDIKSFITSIANKNYYGAAKAIFSDNPLGLTCGMVCPTSDLCVGGCNLQASEEGPINIGGLQQFATEIFKEMGVRQIVPPNVKPLPQPNKKIALLGGGPASLSCATFLARLGYKDITIYEKRAYLGGLSSSEIPQYRLPVDVVNFEIRLVKDLGVKFELNRSLSTNDLTVTGLLSAGHDALFLGIGLPEPNVDPVFGGLDESMGFYTSKNFLPSVSAGSKPGLCACKANQALPQLSGNVIVLGAGDTAFDCATSAWRCGAKRVFVIFRRGTTGMRAVPEEVELAREEWCEFLPFLAPSKVVVKDNKIRAMEFYRSEIDDNGKLIVDKEQPTTLKADFIISAFGSGLNDSEIIDALKPVELDHWNLPKVNPKTMQTSVPQVFCGGDLGGQANTTVESVNDGKIAAWSIHCQLQGLSLDMPAELPLFYTEIDNVDLSVDLVYERTDKETGKKEKHTLKFPNPFGLASAPPTTSAAMCRRAFEQGWGFVVTKTFGLDKDLVTNVSPRIVRGTTSGYNYGPQQGAFLNIELISEKRAEYWYRSIRELKRDFPDQVVIASIMCAAIEEDWKEMAAKAEECGSDALELNLSCPHGMGESGMGLACGQIPDLVEKISRWVSATVKIPVFIKLTPNITDIVEIAAAAHRGGAAGVSAINTVQGLMSLKADATAWPAIGTEKRTTYGGVSGNATRPMALKAISSIANKLPGFPILGIGGVDSGEVALQFLQAGASVVQVCSAVQNQDFTLIEDYATSLKALLYLRANPPPYCGQLWDGQSPPTPKHQKGKPVVHLTGDDNKTLGFFGPYKKVREQKLYEERVKNGPLWNVKSETAVAPADDAPKPAYRINEVIGGALERIGAYKKLDNTQQKVALIDDDMCINCGKCYMTCNDSGYQAIQFDADTHIPHVTDDCTGCTLCVSVCPIIDCITMVPKKIPHIIKRGWGENTPVFAHALSPMQ, encoded by the exons ATGGCACCACCGGCTTCACTCAGCAAAGAGATACCCGATATCGAG AGCCTGATGGCCTTGAATCCTCGTGTCAAGTCGATGTGCTCCGCCGTGCCAACAGCCGAAACGAAGATCAACAAGAAGCATTGGAAGCGCAACAATGACCGCAATCCAACC GGCTGCTCGAAGCTACTCAATAACTTCGAAGACGTCAAGCACACTACACTCTCGGAGAGAGGCGCTTTGAAAGAGGCCGCGCGTTGTTTGAAGTGCGCCGATGCGCCTTGTCAGAAATCATGCCCCACCCAACTGGATATCAAGAGCTTCATCACCAGTATTGCCAACAAGAATTATTATGGCGCTGCCAAGGCGATTTTCTCGGACAATCCACTCGGTTTGACTTGTGGCATGGTGTGCCCAACCAGCGACCTATGCGTTGGTGGTTGCAATTTGCAGGCATCGGAGGAGGGACCCATCAATATTGGTGGCTTACAGCAGTTTGCGACCGAAATATTCAAGGAGATGGGTGTGCGCCAAATAGTGCCACCAAATGTGAAGCCACTGCCGCAACCTAATAAGAAAATCGCTTTGTTGGGCGGTGGTCCCGCTTCACTTTCATGTGCCACATTCTTGGCGCGCTTGGGTTATAAGGACATTACGATTTATGAGAAGCGCGCCTATTTAGGTGGTTTAAGTTCATCGGAGATTCCACAATATCGCTTGCCCGTCGATGTGGTGAATTTTGAAATTCGTTTGGTTAAGGATTTGGGTGTAAAGTTTGAGTTGAATCGCAGTCTGTCCACCAACGACTTGACAGTCACT GGCTTGCTTTCGGCAGGACACGATGCGCTGTTCCTTGGCATAGGATTACCTGAACCAAATGTGGATCCAGTGTTTGGTGGCTTAGACGAGTCTATGGGCTTCTATACGTCGAAGAACTTCTTGCCAAGTGTATCAGCGGGTTCAAAACCTGGCTTATGTGCTTGTAAAGCTAACCAAGCCTTACCTCAGTTATCGGGTAATGTCATCGTTTTGGGCGCTGGTGATACCGCTTTCGATTGCGCCACTTCCGCTTGGCGCTGCGGTGCTAAGCGTGTCTTTGTCATCTTCCGTCGTGGCACCACTGGTATGCGTGCCGTGCCCGAAGAGGTAGAGTTGGCGCGTGAAGAATGGTGCGAATTTCTACCATTCTTGGCCCCCAGCAAAGTGGTGGTGAAGGACAATAAG ATTCGTGCTATGGAGTTCTATCGCTCTGAAATCGATGATAACGGCAAACTTATTgtggacaaagagcaacctacCACACTGAAGGCCGACTTTATTATATCAGCATTTGGTTCCGGTTTGAATGACTCGGAAATTATTGACGCCCTCAAACCAGTAGAGTTGGATCACTGGAACCTGCCCAAAGTGAATCCCAAGACTATGCAAACCAGCGTGCCACAAGTTTTCTGTGGTGGTGATTTAGGTGGTCAAGCAAACACAACTGTGGAATCGGTAAACGATGGAAAAATCGCCGCATGGAGTATTCACTGCCAACTACAAGGACTGTCATTAGATATGCCTGCAGAACTGCCACTTTTCTATACTGAAATCGATAATGTAGACCTATCCGTTGATTTAGTCTACGAGCGCACCGACAAGGAAACTGGTAAAAAGGAGAAGCACACACTCAAGTTTCCCAATCCGTTCGGTTTGGCGTCAGCACCACCCACCACCAGCGCGGCGATGTGTCGGCGTGCGTTCGAACAAGGTTGGGGCTTTGTGGTTACCAAAACATTCGGTCTCGATAAGGACTTGGTCACCAATGTATCGCCACGTATCGTGCGTGGCACTACATCGGGCTATAACTATGGTCCGCAGCAAGGTGCTTTCCTTAATATTGAGTTGATATCGGAGAAACGCGCCGAGTACTGGTATCGTTCGATACGTGAACTCAAGAGAGACTTTCCCGATCAGGTGGTCATCGCGAGCATAATGTGTGCCGCCATCGAAGAGGACTGGAAAGAAATGGCCGCCAAGGCCGAGGAATGTGGTTCTGATGCACTTGAGTTGAATTTGTCTTGCCCACATGGAATGGGTGAGTCCGGTATGGGCTTGGCGTGTGGTCAAATACCCGATTTGGTGGAGAAAATTTCTAGATGGGTCAGTGCAACTGTGAAAATACCTGTCTTCATTAAACTGACACCCAACATCACGGATATTGTGGAAATTGCGGCTGCCGCGCATCGTGGTGGTGCCGCAGGTGTTTCAGCCATCAACACCGTACAAGGATTGATGAGCCTGAAAGCCGATGCAACGGCATGGCCAGCAATTGGCACGGAGAAGCGTACCACCTATGGTGGTGTGTCTGGTAATGCGACACGCCCAATGGCGTTGAAGGCGATTTCCTCCATTGCCAATAAATTGCCTGGTTTTCCCATACTCGGTATTGGTGGTGTAGACTCGGGAGAGGTGGCACTACAATTTCTACAGGCCGGCGCCTCGGTGGTGCAGGTTTGTTCTGCTGTACAAAATCAAGACTTTACACTTATCGAGGATTATGCAACCAGTTTGAAGGCTTTGTTATATTTGAGAGCAAATCCACCACCATATTGCGGTCAATTGTGGGATGGACAATCACCACCAACACCCAAGCACCAAAAAGGCAAGCCCGTAGTGCACTTAACTGGGGATGACAATAAG ACCTTGGGCTTCTTTGGTCCATACAAGAAAGTACGCGAGCAAAAGCTTTATGAGGAGCGTGTCAAAAATGGTCCATTATGGAATGTCAAGTCCGAAACTGCTGTGGCACCTGCGGACGACGCACCTAAGCCAGCTTACAGAATAAATGAAGTTATCGGTGGCGCGTTGGAACGCATTGGCGCCTACAAGAAGCTGGACAACACACAACAGAAAGTGGCTTTGATCGACGAT GATATGTGCATAAATTGTGGCAAGTGCTATATGACTTGTAATGACTCCGGCTACCAGGCCATACAATTCGATGCTGACACTCATATACCACATGTCACAGACGATTGCACCGGTTGCACACTTTGTGTCTCCGTGTGTCCAATCATCGACTGTATTAC CATGGTGCCAAAGAAGATTCCGCACATCATCAAACGCGGTTGGGGTGAAAATACTCCGGTGTTTGCGCATGCGCTTAGTCCAATGCAGTAA